A stretch of the Paenibacillus dendritiformis genome encodes the following:
- a CDS encoding methyl-accepting chemotaxis protein, which produces MNTKFQFRFRHLKTAVKIYILVGIGVLLLGISTLLSYSSIREINQSTEVIFNHNLTSIIWLKQIQVNNRSTDAAVFELMANNDAGDNKRLKETIEAFQKDNKQFLEKYAAILNHEEEKALFDKYSKLLPAYQQQLNNVIGLAVQNKNAEAYDYYNSEARGTRAELQNLLTELVEWNQNLARQEADTATALGTSATRNSLLIGGLSLLVSIAIGLFIIKAIVTPLKEMQLLMNRAQQGDLTVRGTYDSKDEVGKVMHDFNQMIDGLAAIMRTVNKQAQVLYESSSLVADNAKETAAATEQIAASMEQVAAGAKNQQAASKENAIALEEMAKGIEVIVDRATSVTEMSSYSSEQAEQGNAILNEAVSQMKAIHDSVKMTGTAIGHLNESSEQIGKIIDVITAIASQTNLLALNASIEAARAGESGRGFSVVAMEVRKLAEQSEDSAKQIAGLIEEIQSSMQQTTKSMELVQKDVLSGMEIVDKAGQTFETILDTVQKVTFEMQETSASTEEMSAGTEEISASVEEMASIAEEASQTVQTVVSASETQLASVQTISASTEQLRVLSQELQAIVKQFKL; this is translated from the coding sequence ATGAATACGAAATTTCAATTTCGATTCCGGCATTTAAAAACAGCAGTTAAAATTTACATTTTGGTTGGGATTGGCGTGTTGTTATTGGGAATCAGCACACTTCTCTCGTATAGTTCCATTCGTGAAATCAATCAAAGCACCGAGGTTATTTTTAACCACAATCTGACGTCCATCATCTGGCTGAAACAGATCCAGGTGAATAATCGATCGACAGATGCCGCTGTTTTCGAGCTTATGGCCAATAATGACGCGGGGGACAATAAACGTCTGAAAGAAACTATTGAGGCTTTTCAGAAGGATAATAAACAATTCCTTGAAAAATATGCCGCCATCCTTAATCACGAAGAGGAAAAAGCGTTATTCGACAAATACAGCAAGTTATTGCCCGCCTATCAGCAACAGCTCAACAATGTGATCGGGCTGGCCGTGCAAAATAAAAATGCGGAGGCTTACGATTATTATAATTCGGAGGCGAGAGGGACGCGCGCGGAGCTTCAAAACCTGCTTACCGAACTAGTGGAGTGGAATCAGAATCTGGCGCGGCAGGAAGCGGATACGGCGACGGCATTGGGCACAAGCGCCACAAGGAACAGCTTGCTGATTGGCGGACTGTCCCTGCTTGTGAGCATCGCCATCGGACTGTTCATCATCAAAGCTATTGTCACCCCGCTCAAGGAGATGCAGCTGTTGATGAATCGAGCGCAGCAGGGCGATCTGACGGTCCGGGGTACATATGATTCGAAGGATGAAGTCGGGAAGGTCATGCATGATTTCAATCAAATGATTGACGGCCTAGCCGCAATAATGAGGACGGTGAACAAGCAGGCTCAGGTTCTGTACGAAAGCTCGAGTCTCGTCGCCGATAACGCCAAAGAGACCGCCGCCGCCACCGAGCAAATCGCCGCTTCCATGGAGCAGGTCGCTGCCGGAGCCAAAAACCAGCAGGCGGCGTCGAAGGAAAACGCAATCGCCCTCGAGGAAATGGCCAAAGGCATCGAGGTGATTGTGGACAGAGCGACCAGCGTAACGGAAATGTCCAGTTACTCATCCGAACAAGCGGAGCAGGGCAATGCGATTCTGAATGAGGCGGTCAGCCAAATGAAGGCCATCCATGATTCCGTGAAGATGACGGGGACCGCGATTGGGCATCTGAATGAATCCTCGGAGCAAATCGGGAAAATTATTGATGTCATCACCGCCATCGCCAGCCAGACCAATCTGCTGGCCTTGAACGCATCCATCGAAGCGGCCAGAGCCGGAGAGAGCGGCAGAGGGTTCTCTGTGGTCGCGATGGAGGTGCGCAAGTTAGCGGAACAGTCGGAGGATTCGGCCAAGCAAATCGCCGGCTTAATCGAAGAAATCCAGTCCAGCATGCAGCAGACGACGAAGTCGATGGAGCTTGTACAGAAGGACGTATTATCCGGTATGGAAATCGTGGACAAGGCGGGACAGACGTTCGAGACCATCTTGGATACGGTCCAGAAAGTTACCTTCGAAATGCAGGAAACATCCGCTTCGACCGAGGAGATGTCGGCGGGGACAGAAGAAATCTCGGCATCTGTCGAGGAAATGGCCTCGATCGCGGAAGAAGCGTCCCAGACCGTGCAGACGGTCGTGTCGGCATCGGAAACACAGCTGGCTTCCGTTCAGACGATATCCGCTTCCACGGAGCAGCTGAGGGTGCTGTCCCAGGAATTGCAGGCCATCGTCAAGCAATTCAAATTATAA
- a CDS encoding helix-turn-helix transcriptional regulator: MKALQFTLPPLPYYIHSGSGTMEAGQKHASRRNIEVFDLLFVTGGCLYMYEEEREYAVRPDHVLILRPDRTHGATKECMEATTYFWLHFQTEGAWEALEDMPHSTAFDSEAAVASPFAPRPFLLTLPQFGKPLQPERLREALLQLQELQEGIPEPNTPWKEQMLFQQLFHLLSVSAEQNDLSPAAACAERAAAYLRRHYRDDIKAQSLGDSLNFHPVYIARCMQKQFGCSPIEYLTRYRIEQAKLLLHQTDLPISRIAEEVGFRQAAYFAACFSRYEGMSPRAYRQQFFCH; this comes from the coding sequence ATGAAAGCGCTGCAGTTCACCTTGCCGCCATTGCCCTACTACATTCACAGCGGTTCCGGCACGATGGAAGCCGGTCAAAAGCATGCCAGCCGCCGGAATATCGAAGTGTTCGATCTGCTGTTCGTGACCGGAGGCTGTCTTTATATGTATGAGGAGGAGCGGGAATATGCGGTCCGTCCGGATCATGTCCTTATTTTGCGGCCGGATCGGACCCACGGGGCGACGAAGGAATGCATGGAAGCGACAACTTACTTCTGGCTGCATTTCCAGACGGAAGGAGCGTGGGAGGCTCTTGAGGACATGCCGCACTCCACCGCCTTCGACAGTGAAGCGGCTGTGGCCTCTCCTTTCGCTCCGCGACCGTTCCTCCTGACCTTGCCGCAGTTCGGCAAGCCGCTCCAGCCGGAACGGCTGCGGGAGGCCCTGCTTCAGCTCCAGGAGCTGCAGGAGGGGATACCCGAGCCGAATACCCCCTGGAAGGAGCAGATGCTGTTCCAGCAGCTGTTCCATCTCCTGTCGGTATCGGCGGAACAGAACGACCTGTCTCCCGCCGCCGCATGCGCGGAGCGGGCAGCCGCATACTTGCGTCGCCATTACCGGGACGATATCAAGGCCCAATCGCTTGGCGACAGCCTGAACTTCCACCCGGTCTATATCGCCCGGTGCATGCAGAAGCAGTTCGGCTGCTCGCCGATCGAATATTTGACGCGCTACCGCATCGAGCAGGCGAAGCTGCTGCTGCACCAGACGGATCTTCCGATCTCGCGCATCGCGGAAGAGGTCGGCTTCCGTCAAGCGGCTTACTTCGCCGCTTGCTTCTCCCGCTATGAAGGAATGTCGCCGCGCGCATACCGGCAGCAGTTTTTCTGCCATTAA
- a CDS encoding transposase, producing the protein MPYIRHESLFTLQELYEMEQKDRFREIFSTIDITPILRLVRKTSFYGAPIEVNYRAMVYSLIVRIVERIPTIKDLIKRLQHDILFRMDCGFMLSEAIPSASSYSRLVRKMSQSHALEDMQEQLLEQAMAEGFITDDTVAIDATHIEARDQAPAKQEKEKPEPKKRGRKTKAEREAWLKQKQEEEEQKPIFEKEIAAQLNESFHVLRDQMPLDPQWGVKKNSDGKNVFWYGYKGHLAIGTQSQYILGALLSSGSLNDGKAAIPLLKGVASQHPNFSFKYATMDAGYDYEPIYKQVREAEAHAVIAYNRRREPEHDGFDEHFAPTCVREHSYRYDSYDSKYGTLKYVRPKECESCPLAHDSLCQKVYKMKITTDLRKYTAPARGSKHWKEIAKRRSAVERVNAYLKEFFQLNNVRHRTGQKAKVHFNLVTLVYNCIKLACDRLNRQFQEQAA; encoded by the coding sequence ATGCCCTATATTCGACATGAGAGCTTATTTACCCTGCAAGAGCTTTATGAGATGGAACAAAAAGATCGTTTTCGTGAGATTTTTTCTACAATCGACATCACTCCGATCTTGCGTTTGGTCAGGAAAACATCTTTTTATGGTGCCCCCATTGAAGTGAATTATAGGGCGATGGTCTATTCCTTGATTGTTAGAATCGTTGAACGTATTCCTACGATTAAAGATTTAATAAAGAGACTTCAACATGACATCTTATTCCGCATGGATTGTGGCTTTATGCTTTCAGAAGCGATTCCTTCGGCCTCTTCCTATTCCCGGTTGGTGCGCAAGATGAGCCAAAGCCATGCACTGGAGGACATGCAAGAGCAGTTACTCGAACAAGCCATGGCAGAAGGATTCATTACAGACGATACGGTTGCAATCGATGCGACCCATATCGAAGCTCGGGATCAGGCACCTGCGAAGCAAGAAAAGGAAAAACCTGAGCCAAAAAAGCGTGGGCGAAAAACAAAAGCCGAACGTGAAGCTTGGCTCAAACAAAAGCAAGAAGAAGAGGAACAAAAACCAATCTTCGAAAAAGAAATTGCCGCTCAATTAAATGAATCATTCCATGTTTTGCGAGATCAAATGCCTCTTGATCCGCAGTGGGGAGTCAAGAAAAATAGTGATGGAAAAAATGTCTTTTGGTATGGCTATAAAGGTCATCTTGCCATTGGAACGCAGAGTCAGTATATCCTCGGAGCCTTGCTCTCTTCCGGAAGCTTGAATGACGGTAAAGCGGCCATTCCACTCCTAAAAGGGGTTGCTTCACAGCATCCGAATTTCAGTTTCAAGTACGCAACCATGGATGCTGGATACGATTATGAACCTATATACAAGCAAGTTCGAGAAGCAGAGGCACATGCTGTAATTGCGTATAACCGTCGCCGAGAACCAGAACACGACGGATTTGACGAACACTTCGCCCCAACCTGTGTAAGGGAGCATTCTTATCGTTATGACAGCTACGATTCAAAATATGGAACACTCAAATATGTTCGACCGAAAGAATGCGAAAGCTGTCCATTGGCGCATGATTCACTTTGCCAGAAAGTCTATAAAATGAAGATAACAACTGATCTTAGAAAATATACCGCCCCGGCCAGAGGCTCAAAGCATTGGAAAGAAATCGCTAAGAGACGTTCTGCAGTCGAAAGAGTGAATGCTTACTTGAAGGAATTCTTCCAATTGAACAATGTGAGACACCGAACGGGTCAAAAAGCTAAGGTTCATTTTAACTTGGTTACTTTGGTTTACAATTGTATAAAATTAGCATGTGATCGTTTAAATCGTCAATTCCAAGAGCAAGCTGCATAA
- a CDS encoding GNAT family N-acetyltransferase, producing the protein MIREATEQDLPSILDIYNDAIIHSTAVYSYEPHTLEQRMEWYRQKRRDNLPVLVYEAENRVMGFATFGPFRAWPAYQYTVEHSVYVHNECRHLGIGSGLLREMIRIAGERGYKTLVAGIDESNRGSISLHEKLGFTYAGTIRNAGYKFNQWLNLCFYQYELPGPEQPREQGGLDRRNEQPKGDFL; encoded by the coding sequence ATGATTCGAGAAGCGACTGAACAGGACTTGCCTTCCATATTGGACATTTACAACGATGCGATAATCCATTCTACCGCGGTCTATTCCTATGAGCCGCATACGCTGGAGCAGCGGATGGAGTGGTACCGGCAGAAGCGGCGGGACAACCTTCCCGTGCTGGTCTATGAGGCGGAGAACCGGGTGATGGGCTTCGCCACCTTCGGCCCTTTCCGGGCTTGGCCAGCCTATCAATACACCGTTGAGCATTCGGTCTATGTGCATAACGAATGCCGCCACTTGGGGATCGGTTCCGGGCTGTTGCGGGAAATGATCCGCATCGCGGGGGAACGCGGTTACAAGACGCTCGTCGCCGGCATCGACGAGTCGAACCGGGGCAGCATTTCCCTGCATGAGAAGCTGGGCTTTACGTATGCCGGGACGATTCGCAATGCCGGCTATAAATTCAATCAGTGGCTGAACCTGTGCTTCTATCAATACGAGCTGCCGGGACCGGAGCAACCGAGGGAGCAAGGCGGCTTGGACAGAAGAAATGAACAACCGAAAGGGGATTTTCTATGA
- a CDS encoding MATE family efflux transporter — protein sequence MKREQNRYALGVLAWPIFIELFLQFLLGAADTLMVSRISDDAVAVVGFSNQLFQALTTLFMTVASGAGILIAQKLGSRKEEEARSVAVMAVSASALIGLALSFVLYAKPRAIAAVLQLPDSLLPLADTYISIVGGGMVLTALTSTLSTVIRNTGNTKGPMIIAIGMNVIHVAMNYGFIFGAFGFPQWGLTGVALSTVISRLLATAVLAYVFVQSFGHRIRLREMLGFDGARFKEILYIGWPLGVNMSCWVFSQLVIFAFIAMLGPQELAARTYMNTLESFCFLLGSSIAMALQIQVAHLFGAGRMEEAYRGAYRALLYGLPLVTVNALVLLFAGRALLGLFTADPEIVALGVSLLGLNLLLQPGKMLNMAMGNALNAVGDTRFVMLTAVFSMWLVATGLSYLTGIHWGWGLVGIYACMIADEYIRGILVLLRWKGRLFLKRAEAAEAGQPPLPRTQAAKV from the coding sequence GTGAAAAGAGAACAGAATCGGTATGCCCTGGGAGTGCTGGCATGGCCGATTTTTATAGAATTGTTCCTGCAGTTTTTGCTGGGGGCGGCGGATACGCTGATGGTGAGCCGCATCTCGGATGATGCGGTCGCGGTTGTCGGCTTCTCCAACCAGCTGTTCCAGGCGCTGACGACCCTCTTCATGACGGTGGCGAGCGGGGCCGGCATCCTGATCGCGCAGAAGCTCGGTTCGCGGAAGGAAGAGGAGGCGCGTTCCGTGGCCGTTATGGCGGTAAGCGCGAGCGCGCTGATCGGGCTCGCGCTCAGCTTCGTGCTCTACGCGAAGCCGCGCGCGATCGCGGCGGTGCTCCAGCTTCCGGACAGCCTGCTGCCGTTGGCGGACACTTATATTTCGATTGTCGGCGGCGGCATGGTGCTGACGGCGCTCACGTCCACCCTCAGCACGGTTATCCGAAATACCGGCAATACGAAGGGGCCGATGATCATCGCCATCGGGATGAACGTCATCCATGTCGCCATGAACTACGGCTTCATCTTCGGCGCCTTCGGCTTCCCGCAGTGGGGGCTGACCGGGGTCGCCCTGTCGACCGTCATCAGCCGGCTGCTCGCGACGGCGGTGCTGGCTTATGTATTCGTCCAGTCGTTCGGGCATCGCATCCGCCTGCGGGAGATGCTCGGCTTCGACGGGGCGCGCTTCAAGGAGATCCTGTATATTGGCTGGCCGCTCGGCGTCAACATGTCCTGCTGGGTTTTCTCCCAGCTCGTCATCTTCGCCTTCATCGCGATGCTGGGGCCGCAGGAGCTGGCGGCGCGGACGTACATGAACACGCTGGAATCGTTCTGCTTCCTGCTCGGATCCTCGATCGCGATGGCGCTGCAGATTCAGGTTGCCCATCTGTTCGGAGCGGGGCGCATGGAGGAGGCCTACAGAGGGGCCTACCGCGCCCTTCTGTACGGCCTGCCGCTCGTCACGGTCAATGCGCTCGTGCTGCTGTTCGCGGGCCGGGCGCTGCTGGGGCTGTTCACGGCCGATCCGGAGATCGTGGCGCTCGGCGTCTCGCTGCTCGGGCTCAATCTGCTGCTGCAGCCCGGCAAAATGCTGAACATGGCGATGGGCAACGCCCTCAATGCGGTCGGCGATACCCGGTTCGTCATGCTGACGGCCGTGTTCTCGATGTGGCTGGTCGCCACAGGCTTGTCCTACCTGACAGGCATCCATTGGGGCTGGGGGCTCGTCGGCATCTACGCCTGCATGATCGCGGACGAATACATTCGCGGCATCCTCGTCCTGCTCCGCTGGAAGGGGCGTCTGTTCCTGAAGCGGGCCGAAGCGGCCGAAGCCGGCCAACCTCCGCTTCCGCGTACACAGGCGGCCAAAGTGTAA
- a CDS encoding YitT family protein — protein MARTHKKTKLLDIIKRVVFITIGAVLMGVSLELFLVPNSIIDGGIAGISIILSKTTSLKLGIFLFLLNVPFLMLGYRQIGKTFCFSTLYGIAVMSLTTAFLHDVNAFTNEKLLAVMFGGIMLGAGVGLVIRFGGSLDGTEIVSILVSKKVNIPVGQLIMIINVFIFIVAGFVFGWDSAMYSIFTYYIAFKMIDIVVEGLNESKSATIISSEYEEISQAIIDRLGRNTTFIYAQGGYMREDTQMIYCVLTRLEVAKLKAIVQDIDPKAFIAIETVSDVLGGNFSKANIH, from the coding sequence ATGGCTCGCACTCATAAGAAAACAAAGCTGCTGGATATTATCAAACGGGTTGTATTTATTACGATAGGCGCTGTCTTGATGGGCGTATCGCTGGAGCTGTTTCTGGTGCCGAACAGCATTATCGACGGGGGAATCGCCGGGATATCGATCATTTTGTCCAAGACGACCTCGCTCAAGCTCGGAATATTCCTGTTCCTGCTTAATGTGCCGTTCCTGATGCTTGGGTACAGGCAGATCGGCAAGACATTCTGCTTTTCCACCCTGTACGGCATCGCCGTCATGTCGTTGACGACCGCATTTCTTCACGATGTGAATGCGTTCACCAATGAGAAGCTCCTTGCCGTGATGTTCGGCGGCATTATGCTCGGAGCGGGCGTCGGTCTCGTCATCCGCTTCGGCGGATCGCTAGACGGAACGGAGATTGTCTCGATTCTGGTATCCAAAAAAGTCAACATTCCCGTCGGCCAGCTAATCATGATCATCAACGTCTTTATTTTCATCGTCGCCGGCTTCGTATTCGGATGGGATTCGGCGATGTACTCCATCTTCACGTACTATATTGCCTTCAAAATGATCGATATCGTCGTCGAAGGTCTGAACGAATCCAAGTCGGCCACGATCATTTCGTCGGAGTACGAAGAAATATCGCAGGCCATTATCGATCGGCTTGGCCGCAACACGACATTCATCTACGCCCAAGGCGGCTATATGCGCGAGGATACGCAAATGATCTATTGCGTGCTCACGCGTCTGGAAGTGGCGAAGCTGAAGGCGATTGTGCAGGATATCGATCCGAAGGCCTTCATCGCGATCGAGACCGTATCGGACGTGCTGGGCGGCAATTTCAGCAAGGCGAATATTCATTAA
- a CDS encoding helix-turn-helix domain-containing protein, translated as MTIGKILKELRGKRSLREIERESGVSHTYLSSLEKGRDPRTGKERKPTPDTLKKLAHVYSVPYEWLMGAAGYMEFEEGLSIPGHENGAAMQADGTEDAGWNYRPGGNNLAPRGVKEKKPFYELTEVLNGTVPVHYFGQPLSREDLKRTLAMLEVLFPGRRPASDAPEEEER; from the coding sequence TTGACTATCGGAAAGATATTGAAGGAGCTTCGGGGAAAGCGATCGCTGCGGGAGATTGAACGTGAATCCGGAGTCAGCCATACCTATCTGAGCAGTCTGGAAAAGGGACGCGACCCGCGGACAGGCAAGGAACGCAAGCCGACGCCCGACACGTTGAAAAAGCTGGCTCACGTCTACTCCGTACCCTATGAGTGGCTGATGGGCGCCGCCGGATATATGGAGTTCGAGGAAGGCCTCTCGATTCCCGGCCACGAGAACGGGGCGGCGATGCAGGCGGACGGGACGGAGGACGCAGGCTGGAACTACCGTCCGGGCGGGAACAACCTTGCGCCCCGCGGCGTCAAGGAGAAAAAGCCGTTCTACGAATTAACGGAGGTGTTGAACGGCACCGTTCCTGTCCATTATTTCGGACAGCCCTTGAGCCGTGAGGATCTCAAGCGGACTCTTGCCATGCTGGAGGTGCTGTTCCCCGGACGGCGCCCCGCTTCCGATGCGCCGGAGGAAGAGGAACGCTAA
- a CDS encoding MarR family transcriptional regulator encodes MERMSSWVERYEQAMTVLARTLWHDMANVKELGLTVAQYSLLNVIERRGPGKVSMLAEQLGVTSSAVTVMIDRLLDSGLVDRVPDKSDRRVVLVSITEAGHHLLRQAQDRSRRTLTAYLSLLEEGELEQLVRLSEKLAARSLVYKGGD; translated from the coding sequence ATGGAACGCATGTCATCGTGGGTGGAACGCTATGAACAGGCCATGACGGTATTGGCGCGCACGCTCTGGCATGACATGGCGAACGTGAAGGAGTTGGGGCTGACGGTAGCCCAGTACTCGCTGCTCAATGTGATTGAGCGGAGAGGCCCGGGGAAGGTGTCCATGCTCGCCGAACAACTGGGCGTGACTTCAAGCGCGGTCACCGTGATGATAGATCGGCTGCTCGACAGCGGGCTCGTCGATCGCGTCCCAGACAAGTCCGATCGGCGGGTCGTGCTCGTCTCGATTACCGAAGCGGGCCACCATCTGCTGCGGCAGGCGCAGGACCGATCGAGGCGGACGCTGACGGCTTACTTATCTTTGCTGGAAGAGGGCGAACTGGAGCAGCTGGTCCGATTGAGCGAGAAGCTGGCGGCCCGCTCGCTCGTGTATAAAGGCGGAGACTAG
- a CDS encoding GNAT family N-acetyltransferase: MNIYLQPITAGNWKECIALEVAPGQEDFIASNLYSIAEAQFLDGFQCKGIYLDDRMIGFAMYGIDPDDGKYWIYRFMVDASYQGQGYGKRAMQLVLDEIGAQPDRTEHCMLGYDPKNEAARRLYASAGFVETGIAPWGEMVAKYDFSEPARSR, translated from the coding sequence ATGAACATTTATCTCCAGCCGATCACGGCCGGCAACTGGAAGGAATGCATTGCATTGGAGGTGGCCCCGGGACAAGAAGACTTCATCGCGTCGAACCTGTATTCGATCGCCGAGGCGCAGTTTTTGGACGGATTTCAATGCAAGGGCATCTATCTGGACGATCGCATGATCGGATTCGCCATGTATGGCATCGATCCGGATGACGGGAAGTATTGGATCTACCGCTTCATGGTGGATGCTTCTTATCAGGGGCAAGGATACGGCAAGCGGGCCATGCAGCTTGTGCTGGATGAGATCGGAGCGCAGCCGGACCGGACGGAGCATTGCATGCTCGGCTATGATCCGAAGAACGAAGCGGCCCGGCGGCTGTATGCTTCGGCCGGCTTCGTCGAGACCGGCATCGCCCCTTGGGGCGAGATGGTGGCGAAGTATGACTTTTCCGAGCCGGCCAGGTCTCGCTGA
- a CDS encoding exonuclease has protein sequence MNIHHLVQCSQLKTGLLEIACLLDDDDQYTRPMAVRDLKKLIEQAMLLENACQEERCPVCHRIYECGH, from the coding sequence ATGAACATTCATCACTTGGTGCAATGCAGCCAGCTCAAGACGGGATTGCTGGAGATCGCCTGCCTGCTGGACGACGACGATCAGTATACGAGACCGATGGCCGTCCGGGATCTGAAGAAGCTGATCGAGCAGGCCATGCTGCTGGAGAATGCATGTCAGGAAGAACGGTGTCCGGTATGCCATCGCATCTATGAATGCGGGCACTGA